Genomic window (Zingiber officinale cultivar Zhangliang chromosome 2B, Zo_v1.1, whole genome shotgun sequence):
tatggagtagttgagattgcctttggcgggactctgtttagcaagtaaacaactGTCATAAGTGCATAACcccatgttaggcctgatatgggatgatatcaggcccaacttagGCTTGATATCATCCTATATCAGGCCTGCATTGAAGTAGAAATTTCTTGTAACGTTGAACCACCACTAAGAGGCATAAATAAGCAATGGATAACACAATTTAACTCCTTACAACCATAGAAACTAACAACATGTTAAATGAgtgtaatcaaacaagtttaggtCCATAAGTAGGTTTTGGTCAAAACACAATGATGGACCTAGGGTAATTGGATTTATGCAAACTCCCAATCATTATAAAGGGTTGAGtgaggagaaggtagatatgatatcaaatcaaaattttgatcaaagAAGaaggtgggcctgatatgatcacatatcaggcccaacgtgctAATACCTACCATTTCAACCTAACATCCATGAGCAAGGTTTAGCCAAAATCTAGTATCACGGTGAAGCACCTTGTAAAAACTGATTAAGTATTGGAGTACATCATATTACaagtgttgttgaatatttattccccACATATCGAATGAAACCATAAATTCAATTTTTGTCATCACCCTTTGCtactgatccggtgataagggccCATCCCTCAAAGGGTCATGGTCACGATGGAAGTCAAAGTCTAGGCGGTCGACGCCCATGTGTCGCTTGCTGGTCAGACAACTCACTCGCCTGACCGGGACAAAGAAGTACCGATCAGATATCACCACAGCTTGGCCAGGCACCGAACTTCCGACGCTCAAAACAAGACATACGTTGAGCGGCCAGCTCACTCGGACTTACATTGAACCTCGGAACCAGTTAAAAAGGATCACAACACGACAACGGAGCTCTGACAGTGGAATGTTGGCCGAGCGGTCACTCCGCTCGGCCAAAGGGTTAGATCACTTGAACGGTTAAGGGCTTGCTGaatggctatcccgctcggcctactaacagacaaaaggagaatCAACTGATATCCTCGTGAGAACTCGCGCCACTGACAGGcgacatggttggcggcatggacAGTAAAGGATCGTGCGCCGGAAGGTTCCACTGTcatatcagagatatgctcgggtcattgaggtatggtgtcaggagTGCTTTCTTGACATGTCTTTTCAAAGTAATCTTTGAGAAATGTGTGCGCCTCGAGGATCGTGCATGAGAGCCttcggagccctatataaagggccccaAGCTTCAACAGAGGTAGATACATTTTTTACTATAGCTACTGTTACTTTGCTTCACTGTTTCCTCGCTTATACATCgtcggagactaacttgagcgaGGGCCATCGTCGGGGAACCCTTCTCTGTCTCGGCACAGACGCTGCTGTGGTTGCAGGTCTTTGGCTCGGAGTTCACCAACAGTCAACAAAAGCGTCACGTCTCCCAGCATCCAAAGCCTTGACTCTTGGACAGGATCAGCTACCAAACTGTAATTTTTTTCACATCACAAACCTATTTTACAGTAGTAAATTTATACATACATCGCTAATCTTTAACTGTATTCTTCTACTAATTCACTCTTGCTAGAAGTTTGTCTTTCAACGTCGATATTCTTAACCGTTGTTGTCATTTGAACTCTTCTCTTGAAACTCTTACGACAatatccctaaaccctaaatagtcTTTTGTAATCCCGTCAAACAACACGAGAAGGTATGGTAAACAGAGAATGTTCATAATCGTTTCATGTTTATATGACCAGACAAAGGGATAGAGGGAGAAAGAGGATGAGAAGACGTGCATCTGaattataaaatgatttttaatttaaaatatggtTTGGATGTTAAAAAAATGATATTTGAAAAGAGAAGTTTGGTTAGTgggagaattttaattttttttacctacATCCtttgatataaataaaattatcatacACTTTTTAGTAAatactatatttataatacactatatatatatatataaaatatgtttGTTGTCTGTATTCGGCGATCTCATCTTAATCACTTATGGGGAATAAGATAATACTTTTTGTTTTTGACAGTTGGATTCTATATAAAAAATCCATTCTACAGTGCCGCATGGCCCAGGGGTCCTTAATGAAGTGGTGATATCAGTGATTAAGAATGACAATGACTAAATTTATTATCGCCCTAGCTTTCTTCAATTCGTATGCCTCTAATCACTCTTCGTATGTGTGTCAGTGTGTGTGTTTTAATTAGCCTTATTGACAAACTTATTTCACCAACttatatttatctttatttttataatcGCTCTTTCTTTGCAAATTGTAAATTGCAATTACACATTACAAATTGCAAATTGCAAATTGCAAATTGCAAATTGCAATTGCAATGCAAAAGAGAGTAAAAGACACGGAAAGATGGCCGAAGGCAAAAAAGTGGTTGGCGTAAAGACTCCACCTTGTTTTTTTCCCCCATAAAACCAGGAGAAGCAGAGCGCTTGCTTGTGTCAGTGGCACTGCAAATTGAGCCAGCAGAGACGAAGATGATACGGGGCAGCACCAGCCTCCTCGGCGCCTCCAATTTCGTCGCTTTCCTCGTCTCCATCCCCATCCTCGCCGGCGGGATCTGGCTCGGCGCACGGGCCAACAACACCGACTGCCTCCGCTTCCTCCAGTGGCCCATCATCATCATCGCCGTCACCGTCATGGTCATCTCCCTCATGGGCTTCGCCGGCGCCTGCTACCGCCTTTCCTGGCTCCTCCAGGCTTACCTCTTCGCTATGTTCTTCGTCGTCGCCGCGCTCCTGGGCTTCATCATCTTCGCCTTCGCGGTCACCGACCGCGGCCGCGGCCAGGCTGTCGTCGGACGCGGCTACCTCGAGTACCAGCTCTCCGACTACTCCGGCTGGCTCAGGGACCGCGTCGACGATCCTAGGTACTGGGAAAAGATCAGCTCCTGCCTCCGCGAGGGCCGCGCGTGCTCCGGCATGGCGCGGTACGACCGCGACCCGACCACCGGCGTGTCTGTTCCGGAGTCCGCCGATATGTTCTACCAGAGGCAACTCACTTCGATCGAGGTCAGTGCTCGCATCCCCTTCTCGATCTCTTCCTTGATCGCCTTCTTGATCGAACTGCAAAAAAAAAACTtgcaaattgaattttcagacgCAAAAATGTCAACTTTATGCGACGATCGAACAAGATTTCTGCGAGAAAATTGCCTTCGGAGAttaaatttttcttcaaaatctCAACTTTCGATGATTTTTAGCAACTTCGATTTAGCTTTCAGTTATGTCAACTTTATTCAGCATCTATCTATCGAAGAAGTGTGCGTTCTTGTCCTTTTAGTACTACTCTTCCATCTGATCCCCAATCTTACTTAGACTTGAAAACGGTAAAAAGGCTAAGAATAAAGTGTCTTTTTTTATTCCctttatctttcttttcttcaGATTCTGCTTCTTCTGTTTCAGATTCTCTCAAAAGAGTTACAAGTGTTTTCGCCCATATTTTGTTTGTTGGCAAAAAtcaatagtttttttttctttctaaatcATCTTTAATCAGTATTGTTATATCATGTCTAATTTCTGAATTGATTGAACAAATTATAATGGGTACGAAATCATAATTGATGGATTCAACTACTTTCtcattatagttttttttttcacttatatgtttagaattttatttatgatgtgaTTATTTAGATGCAAAATatatctagaaaaaatttcattttaatgtACATAGTCAATTTTAATTGACAATGTAAATTCAACTCTATTTATCTATTATTATTCActctataataattataaaatcgaAACTGTTATACTACTTAAAAACTTTTGAACTTAGTTTAGTGGCTAGATAGTTATAATAACTATAGCTTTATAGCTATTATAATACACTCTGAGAATAATAAAGTGAAAGTAATTGTATAATAACAGAGATTAGTATTTTTGTCTAGTTTCTAAATAAAGTTagaggaataataataataaataaaccgGGCCTAAAGTGATTTTTGCAAAATGCCATAAGagcatcaaaagaaatagatctTCTCCATAATACTTGCCTTCATGATTGAGGAACcaagtccttatccaaaatgagCTGTGGGACCCTGGCATTTAAGTTCTGAATCGTATCTTACAACCAATGTTTAATAGGCAGAGGATCTATTAAACATGCTGCTTAAACTGCATCACATGTCTTGCCTTAAAGCCACTCGATCCTTCAGACACTAATATATTATATCCTTCCTTAAATCCTCTTCTCTAAGGATAAGATCCTACTGGATGATTCCAGGCTATCATTCTGAGGAAAACGACCCGGTCCTCTGTTTATCAACTTGGCCAATAGATCTCATATGAAAGTTTTTGGCAATATTGATAATAATTATAACATTTGGAGTGCCTTTTATATTTTTGTCTTAAATTTATATGCATTATGTAGTCTGGATGCTGCAAGCCACCGACCTCATGTGGCTACAATTATGTGAACGAGACATTTTGGACTCAGGCCGGGGTGGCGGTCGACGATTCAGACTGCGTCCGGTGGACAAACGACCAGCAGCAGCTGTGCTATCAGTGCGACTCGTGCAAGGCGGGTGTGCTCGCGAGCCTCAGGCACAGCTGGAGGAAGGTCTCGGTCATCAACATTGTCATGCTCATCCTCCTCCTCATCGCCTATGTAATTGGATGTGCCGCGTACAGGAACGCACGAAAGATCAATAACAACGAGGCCTTCGGGGTGAacaggatgaccaagtcgagacCCAGCAGGTTCCAGTTTTAGAAGATGAGCGAATTGAAGGAGGAAAAGCCTTTCGAGTGATTCAGTTTGCTTCACGATACTACTGAAAGGATAAGTGCTGTAACTCGAGTAAATTAGAGAACTGATCATGTCGATCATTCTAAACTTCCTCCTCCGGCGTGGGTTCAGGAATCTAATAATCTTAATCTAGTGATTAGTGATCCGAGCTCTAGATCGGATGATTCACTGCTTACTGCTACACCTTTTAGTTAATAGGTAAAATTCAGCCAGcgtccttttttttaaaaaaaaaaaaaaaacagtgtcTTTCTTTGATTTGTATGGCTCCCAATTTTACGCTTTAACCGTGTATAATTATCAATTGCTCATTGTGCAGTAAGGTTATCTCTCACCTAAGTTTTCCATTTAATTTTTGAACACAT
Coding sequences:
- the LOC122047765 gene encoding tetraspanin-3-like, whose product is MIRGSTSLLGASNFVAFLVSIPILAGGIWLGARANNTDCLRFLQWPIIIIAVTVMVISLMGFAGACYRLSWLLQAYLFAMFFVVAALLGFIIFAFAVTDRGRGQAVVGRGYLEYQLSDYSGWLRDRVDDPRYWEKISSCLREGRACSGMARYDRDPTTGVSVPESADMFYQRQLTSIESGCCKPPTSCGYNYVNETFWTQAGVAVDDSDCVRWTNDQQQLCYQCDSCKAGVLASLRHSWRKVSVINIVMLILLLIAYVIGCAAYRNARKINNNEAFGVNRMTKSRPSRFQF